The following are from one region of the Cloacibacillus sp. An23 genome:
- the mtnA gene encoding S-methyl-5-thioribose-1-phosphate isomerase, whose amino-acid sequence MLPPTLKWDGGALYLLDQRALPLETKYRVCRDYREVAASIEDMTVRGAPAIGVAAAYGLALAENEDEFPEASEMLAATRPTAVNLFWAIKRMKEFRAAHAEAKNLPALLAREAAKIHEEDIEINKSIGRFGAALLPDGCAALTHCNAGALATAGYGTALGVFRAAAEAGKKLKIYADETRPRLQGASLTAYELMADGFDVTVITDSTAAFLMSREKIDAVITGADRVAANGDAANKIGTYGLAIAAKRHGVPFYIAAPLSTFDTNCRCGADIPIEERAADEVRKIGDKWLTPPDANVWNPAFDVTPSELIAGIITERGVIRAPYKENIEKIFLEGNAK is encoded by the coding sequence ATGCTGCCGCCCACGCTGAAATGGGACGGCGGCGCGCTTTATCTGCTCGACCAGCGCGCTCTGCCGCTAGAAACGAAATATCGCGTCTGCCGCGATTACAGAGAAGTCGCCGCGTCGATAGAAGACATGACGGTGCGCGGCGCGCCGGCGATCGGTGTCGCCGCGGCCTACGGCCTGGCCCTGGCCGAGAATGAGGACGAATTCCCCGAAGCGTCGGAAATGCTTGCTGCGACGCGTCCGACGGCCGTCAATCTCTTCTGGGCCATAAAACGCATGAAGGAATTCCGCGCCGCGCACGCGGAAGCAAAAAATCTCCCCGCGCTGCTTGCGCGCGAGGCCGCGAAAATCCACGAAGAAGACATAGAGATAAACAAAAGCATAGGCCGATTCGGCGCGGCCCTGCTGCCCGACGGATGCGCCGCGCTGACGCACTGCAACGCAGGCGCGCTTGCGACGGCGGGCTACGGCACTGCGCTAGGAGTTTTCCGCGCCGCCGCGGAGGCCGGTAAAAAACTGAAAATATACGCCGACGAGACGAGGCCGCGCCTCCAGGGCGCGTCGCTTACAGCCTACGAGCTCATGGCCGACGGCTTCGACGTCACCGTGATAACGGACTCGACGGCGGCCTTCCTTATGTCGCGCGAAAAAATAGACGCGGTTATAACCGGCGCGGACCGCGTGGCGGCGAACGGCGACGCGGCGAACAAAATAGGCACCTACGGCCTTGCCATAGCTGCGAAGCGCCACGGCGTGCCGTTCTACATCGCGGCTCCGCTCTCGACGTTCGACACAAACTGCCGCTGCGGCGCGGATATACCGATAGAGGAGCGCGCAGCCGACGAGGTGCGTAAAATCGGGGACAAATGGCTTACGCCGCCAGACGCTAATGTCTGGAACCCCGCGTTCGACGTTACGCCGTCGGAACTCATAGCCGGAATAATAACGGAACGCGGAGTGATTCGCGCGCCGTATAAGGAAAATATAGAAAAAATATTTCTGGAGGGAAACGCGAAATGA
- a CDS encoding adenosylhomocysteinase produces the protein MRNEFRIADIALAPEGHRRMEWAWEYMPVLKLIAEKEAAGQPLAGVVVGTCLHLEAKTACLLKVLHQLGATVVTAGSNPLSTQDPICAALVEDGVHVFSRRGMSAEEYSDNIREMLKWDPQVIIDDGGDVVSMVIEERRDLIKNIMGGCEETTTGIKRLRAMAAEGVLPFPMLAVNDAQSKHLFDNRYGTGQSVWDAILRTTNLIVAGKNVVVAGYGWCGKGTAKRAAGLGARVIVVEVDPHKALEALMDGFEVMDMNAAAKLGDVFVSVTGNTKVIRREHFEKMKDGVLLANAGHFDVEVYVPDLKEMAAEVRRSRDNIDTYVMPDGRRLHLLGEGRLVNLAAGDGHPVEIMDLSFAMQLLSALYISSHKLEPGLYNVPEELDRRIAELKLESLGITIEKLTPEQEEYMASWRE, from the coding sequence ATGAGAAACGAATTCAGGATAGCAGATATAGCGCTCGCGCCGGAGGGGCACCGCCGCATGGAGTGGGCGTGGGAATACATGCCGGTGCTTAAGCTCATAGCCGAGAAGGAGGCCGCGGGCCAGCCGCTCGCTGGCGTCGTCGTCGGAACCTGCCTGCACCTCGAGGCCAAGACCGCCTGCCTCCTTAAAGTCCTCCATCAGCTCGGCGCGACCGTCGTCACCGCGGGAAGCAACCCGCTCTCTACGCAGGACCCGATCTGCGCCGCTCTCGTCGAAGATGGCGTGCATGTATTCAGCCGCCGCGGCATGAGCGCCGAAGAATACAGCGACAACATACGCGAGATGCTCAAATGGGACCCGCAGGTGATAATTGACGACGGCGGAGACGTCGTATCGATGGTCATAGAGGAGCGCCGCGACCTCATCAAGAACATCATGGGCGGCTGCGAAGAGACTACTACCGGCATCAAGCGCCTGCGCGCCATGGCGGCGGAAGGCGTGCTGCCTTTCCCGATGCTCGCGGTCAACGACGCGCAGAGCAAGCACCTGTTCGACAACCGCTACGGCACGGGGCAGTCGGTCTGGGACGCGATACTTCGCACCACGAACCTCATAGTCGCGGGCAAGAACGTCGTCGTCGCCGGCTACGGCTGGTGCGGCAAGGGGACTGCTAAGCGCGCCGCGGGACTCGGAGCTCGCGTCATCGTAGTCGAGGTAGACCCGCATAAAGCGCTCGAGGCGCTCATGGACGGCTTCGAAGTCATGGACATGAACGCCGCGGCGAAGCTCGGCGACGTCTTCGTCTCCGTGACGGGCAACACGAAGGTCATCCGCCGCGAACATTTTGAGAAGATGAAGGACGGCGTGCTGCTCGCGAACGCGGGGCACTTCGACGTGGAAGTCTACGTCCCCGACCTTAAGGAAATGGCGGCGGAAGTGCGCCGGTCGCGCGACAACATAGACACCTACGTCATGCCCGACGGCCGCAGGCTTCACCTGCTCGGCGAAGGACGTCTCGTGAACCTCGCGGCGGGCGACGGCCATCCCGTCGAGATAATGGACCTCAGCTTCGCCATGCAGCTTCTTTCCGCTCTCTACATAAGCTCGCACAAACTCGAGCCGGGACTCTACAATGTGCCGGAAGAGCTC